tacgcatcttctcctcctgccgtaagtgttgccggggttagggggtctttgtaccctgagaacgtCATAGGATTTgaaggcctgcagaggcgggccaaccgtcggggcgtcacggtagtatgcgcaagcgatcctgtgACGCCCCgagaaaaggcggtgtgggtaccgctggttttttagtgggtattccagcgCATGcacggcgccggcgagtcccacatacccccccactttaagtgggggaaacacgtaaacgcgttatttttttccagcggaaaaaaggatgaacttattcatttccataatctattttttacgtttttttacgccactggtggtgggtacaggttcactgacaaaatttgtctcctgtgcaacatccgccagttgagcggttgatgatgaatttggtgaagatgcatacaaaattggtgatgaagagggtattgtgtagtgtagtatataagcagctgacacatggtattgaggagcagtaataaatttatcttcaaaccttaaacatctactttatttacctagtcccgtccttacatggcgaccctgccatttaaggttcggtttcgggttctaacgaagtgcagtataacaatataatgtcgctctgtgtaatattggacattcgtgtatttaattgttcgaacgttagtagcgtcataatacaaaatgggcaaagaacaaagtaaagaacaaattgtggttgcacaaaatgccgcaggaggcgtgaattcggccgacgtggaactaatacaccaaaatcagaaagtgacaaatataattttgggtatttttcttttacttttaattttgggggcaaagtttgccatatataaattatataaacgctgccacataaactggatgcgtcaggagatggccaggagcgctttcagacgttcgagaaataaatcaggaacgtgtcgtttagcctggagacgcatcaatggatgcttataaaaaaaaataggagtgtaaaagtgtgaaaaatatataaaaggagaagtgaaatagtgtcatcagcaaaggtgttatggtattatagacaatagatatattcatattttatcattatttttaagtgtatatttttaagccgtttcttaagatttaaatggatcatatattagatataaaacatcaaattgaaaatataaaaataaatttaattaaactaagtaaagggaaaagaactaaaaagttgttagaacagaaatatttagaggcaaaaagtttatatgacgaatatataaaatatcgtgacgagttaaactttaatgcatctaaaggttatataaaaaaggaagagataaattacttattagttgcttgcgaagaaattgaatcgttttatcaaaaaattcaaacaacttgtttagttagtgaccaagattttagcaccatgactgactttgacatgaaaactgctacttctcttctacctattatgacaggagatgaagaagttactaaaaaattaatagattgtatcgaattctatagccaaaccattaggaaagaacatgaacagttacttatttcttttgtccttaaaactcgtttaactaaaaatgccaaattacgtttgttatctaactatgaatcttccacagaacttattgccgacatgaaaaataatctgttgactaagcagtcagccacggcactacaaatagaaatgttaaaatctagacaaggttcgcagagtattgaggaatttggtaagaaacttgaggatttatttgttgaattgactatttcccaagctaacggtgacgataacgcgtttaaaatattgagacccgtaaacgaaaaattagcaatacagcgattcaccgaaggtttgaggaacagtcgattaagcactattttagcggcccgcaactactcagagctgaaagatgttataagagcagccaaagacgaggaactgtcgcgtcaaggctcttttacatcagctggaacgattttcacgactcaacatcgaggtaagtaccaaccatcttatagggggcatagtagaggtcgagtattaaacaacgcacgccaacattacacgctaaatagttcatttaggccgatgccgaatcaaacatctagtttataccaccgaggaaacaatagaggatccacaagtaattctcgaggacgcggacataattttgaacgtgcagtatcgcgaggtagaaataataacggtagaaaacagcatgggtatcttatgaatcaatcccaaaacgatatacaggttactacttcggaaaataaccaaaacttagagttttttcgatcctaactttattctagcatgcaatacatataataatttcgtagagtttacaatattaggtaccaaatatagaatgctaattgacacgggcgcctcgatgtcagtgattaaatacgatgtaataagagataggaatattccaatacatccaaaacgcgtagccgtaaatggtattggtggcacctcgtacaccgagggctatgtttacataccgtttaccttatgtggaatagaattcaaacataagttttatgtcttaaagaatttgccttgtattcaagatggtttaatcggacaagaatttttaactaattataattgtgtattaaattacgaaaataatacatttactttaaatagcttcgacaaaccaattacgctctccttaggtttaggaaaattaggtaaaaatacatttataaaggtacctccgaggtgtgaaaagttttttcaagttgattcttatttgaatgaatcgtgtgttatatttcccagagaattgtgtgaaggtgtatttatcgctggaagtatctgtcaaccgaaagagggaaaaatatttattcaaattttaaatactcgcgaaacagaaattaatcttagttattttaggcctgaaattgatttattatcgaattataatatttgttcgtttaacaaagaaaatttggacggaaaaagagttcggaaattattatcattaattaacttgaatcatttgaacaaagaagaaagcattagtatacaaagtatttgtgcgaaatatgctgacgtatttttcttgccaggagacaagttaggtacgtgtaatctttacgaacaaaatatacaactaaaagctaatacgaatccggtctatactaaacaatatagattaccgttttctcaacgtgatgaaatagaaaaacaagttcaaaaaatgttggccaatgatattatcgaacccgctaacagcgaatggtctagcccagtactattagtacctaaaaaatcagaagataataataaaagctggcgtttagtgatagattttcggaaattaaatgattgtataatgcatgacaaatttccccttccgaatataagtgatatattagactcactttcaggagctatttatttttctcaattagatttaacacaagcttattatcaaacgaagctaaatgctgacagtaggaaatataccgcattcacaacaccgtctggccagtatcaaatgacccgtatgcctataggtttgaaaaccagtcctggttcattttcacgcttaatgacagtagcaatgtcgggacttaattacgataaatgttttgtatatttggataatttaatttgtttcggaagaaatttagatagtcataataaaaatttgttagatattttaacaaggcttagaaaagttaatttaaaattaaatcctgataagtgcgattttcttcgaaaagaaattttatacctcggacacgtggtatcagcggacggcattaaaccagatccagaaaaaattaaggcgttaattaattatccggttcctaaaaacgtagacgagctcaaacgatttgtagcctttgcgaactattatcgaaagtttattccgaatttcgcccaaatctgtattccattaaatgatttatgtcgtaaaaatgtaatatttaattggaataaaaactgtcaaaaatcatttagtactttaaaagaaatgttaatgagccctccaatattacaatatcctattttcgattataataacacatttatactacagacagacgcctcagggtatgcaataggttcgattttatgtaatgctgatcgtagaccaatagcttacgccagtcgtagtttaaataaagctgaacgtaggtatccaacgattgagaaagagcttttagcgattgtttggtctgttaaatattttagaccgtatctctatgcacgaaagttcattatagaaacggatcatagacccttaatatttttatacaatatgacagatccttccagtagattgttaaaatttcggctaatacttgaagagtatgattttaaggttacttatgtgaaagggtgtgataatgtagctgcagatgcattgtcacgcatagaaattagtagtgaagaattaaaggcgatgaatgatcatattttgtcagtacttacaagggcacaaaagaagaagcttgatgaaaaaccttgtaattctacttcggtttctaatatttcttctgacgattggactgatcacccaagagttgtagagatgttaaaactaccgaagtattacacggagttggtatttgtgaatgaagaagaatggagaaagtttaaaaaatgcgtatcattagagcgtggtgattatgcatactcgtcgtcaaatcgtacaatttttgtgaaactgtttacccaatcccagtgtacacgagctgtctctgtgagggaaatggaatcattttgtatcgatttaaaaataaatacgttatatgtaataaaagatgagaataattttcaaataattaaagagctagctcaggttattaataaaatgcgtaagtggtccggaccccgtttatgcgtaattaaaggagttacaaaaattatagacgacgatacgaaaagagttatattaaacgattatcatatcctgcccactagcggacacgcaggaataagacgtatgttaaataacattcgtaaaaaatatttttggccaggattagagcatgatgttaagctttttgtaaaaaaatgtagtaaatgtcaacgttataaatatttaaataccataaaagaacctatgaccataacggactgtggaaattcagcttttgataagatttatttagatttggtaggtccattgacaagagataataattataattacattttaacgctccaatgcgacctcaccaaatatgtcgaggcatatccgatagcaggtaaggatgcgcgcacagtagctacaactctagtaaataattttatacttagatatggcatccctcggcagatcgtgaccgatagaggaactgaatttataaattctacaatggaagaggtttgtaaaattttaaatataagtcaattacagtctacagccttccaccatcagaccttaggatcacttgaaaatagtcataaacatttaacattttatttaagaatgcaagttaacagtcatagtcaggaatggagttcatggattccttactggtgtttttcgtataacacttctgtacactcgagtacaaaatttactccatacgaattagtgtttggcaaacaatgtaacttaccaagtaatcttaggtcgacaatagatccaatttacaattttgatgattatgcaatagaactaaaataccggttacaaaagtcacaaaatgatgctaaaacaaacctcataaattgtaaaactttaagaaaaataaaatatgatagaagtataaacccagtggagtataaacaaggagacttagtattggttaaaaatgaaaatattagcaaacttgatccattatatttaggtccatatacagttgttaaagatttatcaccgaatgttgtaattttagtcaatggtaaagaaaaaactgttcataaaaataggacaagactttatgttgaatgatcattaaacatattgtttattaagacttgtgattatgactgtacctattatgatatttgatattaaatttcagcactgcattattatacctttgtttacatatttgttttattttgtttaattattattatattcaattttcatattgtattttgattaaaaaaaatgttaatgtatccaacatttttttttcgtttggtagggcatgtagtgtagtatataagcagctgacacatggtattgaggagcagtaataaatttatcttcaaaccttaaacatctactttatttacctagtcccgtccttacaatTGAttggaataaagatttggaggatgaattagaagtctgcgtggactcttcttcgAACGATGGCACattcgcctgtatatattttttggttttagacctagttattatattattcccacgagtagctagggagATAGAActcaatcacagcagagccctgcattcactgtgataagagtaaattaaattagagttgtctctaaagttcgcatactaacgactaagcacccccttagtcATGGAGCCCTCGtcgctgttccaccttggcttgggttgtatctctcttggtctgtcttctcatcttaggtCAATCCAgcatgagtagctctattggcctagccctaagaatcattgaagctcacaagccccaccacgtcggcaacgtaaagatacgtcggtggggtattattatcattattatactatattcagAAATGTCTTGCACCAGTCATAGCATTTATTACCCcttattacccctattaaaaataatctttaactactttgcattgaggtccttttgtctttgatccagatttaatttcttaacaatagcatttcttagaatttcctacctggtctctttgttatctaattttctcctgagtttatgattgttactgtactttttatgtaccgatggatagctaaggaaacgcagatgtttttaaaatgatccgcacgataagagccatagtgatttttacaaaaaaattgcgagtaacttaaagaatcaaaattaaaaatcgaaaagttgtacagttttggatctgtaatttaaaaatgcttgaagattgtttttgttttataactggttattattaactaagatgtaccctagcaagaaatacaaaaaaaaaatagggaaaatacgttgattttttttttattgaattttagaatcttaaacatcctttaaataaaaaaaatattaaaaaattaataactcgaaaacgatacacttttgcataagcattttgggggtcatttgatagctattgtcctgaactataaccctttaaaaggatcgtgacatattaccctgtaaccctgtataattAACACTTTTTTTGGAATATTATTGATCCCTTTAGATGTTTCTATGCTTGGTAATTATCATGTGCTTTTACTCCAACACGATAAGTGCAGTTAAGAattcagaaaaatattttaataaaatttctagaCTATATGTTagccaaatataaatataaaaaaactaaaccgTTTCAATGCAATACATACAATCTTCCGTTTTAACGTATTTTTTCGTGGCAATACTgaggataaaaataaaactcactaagcacgtttattattatttattagagttAAGTGCAATAATGAACATATTAAAATGGAGACGAAATAACCATCGTCAAGTTAATGTACCGAATAACGTATCCTTTGACCGCAGATTTAAAGAGGAATATTGAGATCCACGTTATCACCAGTTAAAAAATTTGATCATATATATTCCAGTCATTTTACGGATGTAAATGGTCGTTTTTGTCCCCAAGTTACAAATGCTCGCATTATAATATCGATCATGCAcactttcatataataatttttaagtgtCTTCTATAACGGGGAACTAATTATATGGGAGCatcttgatatttaatttatataaaaatatcacctGACGGTCGAAAGGAGCGGTTGTGTTTTGTGACGTCACGGGTCGACACAACCACGACAAATCCAagttttctcaaaaaaaaaataacagttaaaaTGAACATGTTTcgtatttacatttttcttctgtagtacttaaaatatacgatacatatgtatgtacctaGTTCTTATAGAACgcttcacacacacacacacacacacacatctaTCTATGTACAATTTCACGAGTATGATTTgacaaatgacaaaataaaatttataaacaatggAACTTACATCTATGAACATGGGATGTGTGTGAAGCATTCCATAAGATTGGATTCACTTTCATtaaacctatttttatttttttttttacattttttaatttcaataaagagacctatttattataaaccggTAATCagtgttttaaaagtttttagcCAATTTTCGCatgaagtaatattataattgtatatatctGTTATACCGTCTAAAAAAATATGCGTcttcacaaatatattaaaaaaaatgtacacacACATTTTGGAGTTTTCTCAAGCGACTGTGCACACAAACTATTTTAGACATATAACTAATTATACCGATTAACTCTAGCTAATTAGGAAGAACTAACATCGatgaacttaataaatattgagaCAAAATAAGacctaaattttaaattattaatcaaaatgtcACAGTATTTCAAACATtacaatgaatttttattttctcaatataaaaaaatgcaaatcaACGATCCCGAGATCCTAACACGTGCTACTCGATAGGTGAGGACAttaccaaaaatataatacaatcccatatgaaaaaaataggtatattattcaatatctgCATTCACAGAAAAAGTTAGTCACCGAAGTTTTTATACACTTTCGTTAAACAAAAGGACACTATACACTACGCCGACGTTAACTTAAAAGGCCTCtgtaataaaatagaaagtCTGTCTCGGCCTCGTCGCGTGACGTCACCGACGAGCCGAGGTCGGCAGCGCTGTCAGCCTCGCAACCCGCGCACATACGCGCACACCCACTCGCACACAACCACACCGTCACACACACTATGTTATCGCGCTCGCTTTTTCGCGGGACCGCCCGCGGCTGCCGAACGTCGTAATCTCTTTCACTGAAATAAAGGAAACGTTCGATTAGTTACAAGTAAatacttacaattattaatgaaattaacatAGCTCTACTGTCATCTATATTTTCTGCATGATGATTGACTGTTCATATCATTATAAACACTATAATTAAATGGAGTCTATCGGTAAATTTAAGCTAACGATGTACAGAGCAATCGAATGTAATACAGAGCAAGGTAGTGATGATGATACTCTAGctaagttaaaaatatgttaaattaccGTTTCTTTACAGCctcttttgtatttaaaaatattaatcatttccaagtatttattcaatatacacaaAATTCACAATAAAAGGGCAAAAATAACtcaatagatttttaaattaagctgaccacagacattttaataatttaataaaaccataTGTAAACGAAACaaacctatttttaattattttcttttccatcttattaacaatttttacacAAGTTTACACACATCGTTCAAACAATTGTTcctaaaatatacatactgtaaatgcgtttttattaaaaaaaaaaacatttaaccaatttaaaaaataaattaagctcaAAATTCTGTCGATATTAGGGTATGTACGCACTATGCGGATAGCCGGAATGCGGTCAACCGTCCGGTTAGCCGCAGGACGCGGTTGCAACTGCGGTTAACCGGGCGGCGGCTAGCCGTAACCGCAACCGGTAAGTGCGGATAGGATAACGTTGCGGTTTCATCGAACCATTTCGAAGATGGACGCTGAAGAAGTCGCAGCTTTGCgctatataaagaaaaagaaacaaagaaaaagGTACTGGGTTCATCCTTATTTGCAAACTCGAGATGAGActaaacattttgaaatatttttcggaGAGCTCAAAAAGTATGAAGACAAGTTTTTTCAATACACTAGAATGAGTCTAAAATCATTTGAAGAACTTTTAAGCATTCTGAGAACCTGTATAACAAAGCAAGATACACAGTTTCGGAATAGCATTAAGCCGGAATTAAAGTTAACGATAGTGCTAAggtaagtgaaataaaataatttatatttaatttgttatttatttattcatcaaaagAAAGGCTATTGTCAAACATTTAAATCATCCTCAGTATcattaatagaattaaaaagttCAATATAAGACGAGTGTTCACTGTTCTGAGACTGGTGACTGTGAGTTGATAATGGCGATTGTACCTCAAAATTTTGAGAAGGTGGTCGTCCAACGTCCAATGATTGCATAAGATCAGTGTGAGGATTATTTCTTGAATAATCCATGACGCGTTTGAATAATCACAGAACTGCTGTGCAtcctttattacttttaaaatatctaactttGTCTGCATTTGCATGTGCTCAGGTATTTTCTTAAATTCCTTTACCAATGACAAGAAAAAAAGGCGATCGTCGTCATCATCCATATTCTTTCTTTCTAAATTTTTACTCAACACTCCAACTAACTGTGCACCGACTTCATTATCATCGTTGTTTTTCTTACGTCTTTTTGGCGGCAATGAAGACATTGACGGAACATTGACTTCTGTCTGTATACTCGTGTTTTCATCGTCATTTCCTGTAGCATTACCATCTGTGCGGTTAACCGTTActgtatcttttataaataaaagattatcatAGAATACATATGGGACCTTCTTTTTTGCTGCAGACCCACTCTTGCTTTCTTTTGCTTTATGGGCCTTTACAAAAGCGTCGCGAATGTTTCTCCACCTTTTTTGAAGATCCAGACctgtaataaaacttttttttttcagatatttgGCAACAGGATGCTCATTCGCCGAATTGCATTATGTATTTAGAGTTGGAGTGAGCACTGTCGCCGAAATAGTTCGAGAAGTATGTGCCGCTATATGGATTTGTTTGAAAGAGATGTGCCTACCAGAACCGACAAAAGAAAAGTGGCTTCAAATTGAAAATGGTTTTTCGAAGAGAGCTTATTTTCCCCACTGTATCGGTGCTTGCGATGGTAAACATATTAGAGTTGTAGCACCTAACAATAGTGGATCAATGTGTTTCAACTACAAGGGCTTTTTTTCCCTAGTTTTAATGGCAATTTGTGACAGCAGCTTCAAGTTCGTATTGATTGACGTTGGAGCCTACGGTAGATTCGGTGACTCGGCAGTATTTCAAAAttctaacttttataaaaagatacaaCAGAATCGCATGAACATTCCTGAACCAGCGCCAATTTCAGAATCCAACAGCACTGCTTTTACCTATGTCTTTGTAGGAGATGAAGCTTTTGCCTTAAGTGCAACTATGATGCGCCCATATCCAAGACGTGATTTAAATGTGACCAGAAGAACGTTTAACTATAGACTTTGTGTGGACTAGACGTTACATTGAATGTACTTTTGGGATACTTGCGAATAAGTATCCCAAAAGTATCGCATTTTCCATAGACCCATTAATGTTAACATCgaattaattaaagatattattaagtCGGCGTGCATTTTACACAACTTCGTTAGAGATAGAGATGGGTATTCTTTTGAAGACTCGCTAAATAATCCACTGACTGAAACAATTGCACGAGATAGTGTACACAGAAACAATACAACTGCAATGAGATATCGAGAATTATTTGCTGATTATTTCATGAAGGAAGGGAGGGTAAGCTGGCaggataattacatttaaacaagCTCATATGCTTAAAACATGAACATGAAACATCATtgttaatataacatatgtttaaataaataaataaataaataagtggtaGGTACATAccgagttgtttttttttatcctgtGGTAAATCAGTTCCATAGATTTGCACCAATTCTTCCCAAGCTTTTTGCCGTAAGTTTCTCTCAGAGTATTCCGTAGATTTTGTATTCCATATTGCCGGCCTATtctgtatttcaattataaacttTTCTGTATCGAAATTCATTGCGTCCGTTTTTAGCGCGTCAGTAGGTAGGTACACACGTGCGTCGTCAGTGGCGGGCGGTCGACCGCAAACTACAAACCGCGTAGTGGGTATAGCAACCGTCCGGATGACCGTCAGTCGGGCCGCAGTGCTGCGAGCGACCGCAACGGTTGAGCGGCAGCCGCATGACAGTCcgtataaatactaatttttcatacatttttttgattGCGGTTAACCGGACGGTTAACCGCACTCCGGCTATCCGCATAGTGCGTACATACCCTTAGTGATATTAATTGTATAGAGACaatgttttaagaaaattactacaaattttattaatattataccaaacttaataaaattttgcatgtTTTCATATCATAACCTAAAACATATTCACATAAAGAACACATTTAAGAGGGgatattttataacaagtaTATGTTATCACGTAACTCTAATCGATCTACTCGATCATGCAGATCCCACGAATGAAACCAATAATTTTTAGTTTGCAGATTCAAATCTTATAGgagcatattaaaatattctactaaATAACTTCAAAAGacgacaatttatattaaagctaCGGTGCATTCCTCGCCATCGACTCGTCAAGGTTTCGTCGGCGATATAGGAATGGATTTCTTCTTCAACTGACCGACCGACTGGTGAGGTTTGACCGCTTGTTTACTCGAATTCTGAACTGCGTGGATAGACTTCACCTGGGATAGGATAGGATGCGATAACGGATGGCAAGGTAATTTACCGAGGACATAGCAAGCGGAACTGCGAG
The DNA window shown above is from Nymphalis io chromosome 25, ilAglIoxx1.1, whole genome shotgun sequence and carries:
- the LOC126778260 gene encoding uncharacterized protein LOC126778260, whose amino-acid sequence is MNFDTEKFIIEIQNRPAIWNTKSTEYSERNLRQKAWEELVQIYGTDLPQDKKKQLGLDLQKRWRNIRDAFVKAHKAKESKSGSAAKKKVPYVFYDNLLFIKDTVTVNRTDGNATGNDDENTSIQTEVNVPSMSSLPPKRRKKNNDDNEVGAQLVGVLSKNLERKNMDDDDDRLFFLSLVKEFKKIPEHMQMQTKLDILKVIKDAQQFCDYSNASWIIQEIILTLILCNHWTLDDHLLKILRYNRHYQLTVTSLRTVNTRLILNFLILLMILRMI